A single region of the Sciurus carolinensis chromosome 14, mSciCar1.2, whole genome shotgun sequence genome encodes:
- the Rfk gene encoding riboflavin kinase: MRSLPYFCRGQVVRGFGRGSKQLGIPTANFPDQVVDNLPADVSTGIYYGWASVGSGDVHKMVVSIGWNPYYKNMKKSMETHIIHTFEEDFYGEILSVAIVGYLRPEKNFDSLESLISAIQGDIEEAKKRLDLPEYLKLKDDNFFQVPKSKIMNGH, translated from the exons ATGAGAAGCCTGCCGTACTTCTGCCGGGGCCAAGTAGTGCGGGGCTTCGGTCGCGGCTCCAAGCAGCTGGGCATCCCCACAG CTAATTTTCCTGATCAAGTAGTAGATAATCTTCCAGCTGATGTATCCACTGGCATTTATTATGGTTGGGCCAGTGTTGGAAGTGGAGATGTTCATAAGATGGTGGTGAGCATAGGATGGAACCCATACTACAAGAATATGAAAAAGTCCATG GAAACTCACATCATCCATACCTTTGAAGAGGACTTTTATGGGGAGATCCTCAGTGTTGCCATTGTTGGCTACCTCAGACCGGAAAAGAACTTTGATTCTTTAG AGTCACTTATTTCAGCAATTCAAGGTGATATTGAAGAAGCTAAGAAGCGACTAGATTTACCAGAATATTTGAAACTCAAAGATGACAATTTCTTCCAGGTtcctaaaagcaaaataatgaatggccactga